One genomic segment of Candidatus Aegiribacteria sp. includes these proteins:
- the rpmF gene encoding 50S ribosomal protein L32 — protein MPVPKRRHSSTRRDKRRANDALKAKSTSHCPQCGEPRLPHRVCKHCGFYDGRQVIEPEEK, from the coding sequence ATGCCAGTACCTAAAAGAAGACATTCATCAACCAGACGAGATAAACGCAGAGCTAACGATGCTCTGAAAGCTAAATCAACAAGCCATTGTCCTCAGTGTGGTGAACCAAGGCTTCCGCACAGAGTTTGTAAACATTGTGGATTCTACGATGGCAGACAGGTTATAGAGCCGGAGGAGAAGTAA